A genomic stretch from Hemicordylus capensis ecotype Gifberg chromosome 1, rHemCap1.1.pri, whole genome shotgun sequence includes:
- the LRRC57 gene encoding leucine-rich repeat-containing protein 57 isoform X1, with product MGNSALKAHLETAQKTGVFQLTGKGLSEFPEDLQKLASNLRTIDLSNNKIEILPPLMGKFSVLKSLALNHNKLTALPEELCRLKKLEILHLNSNQLTQLPAAFGQLAALKTLSLSGNKLRTLPAQLCGLRHLDVVDLSRNQIQSVPDTVGELQTIELNLNQNQISQISSQISHCPRLKVLRLEENCLELSMLPQSILSDSQISLLAVEGNLFEIKKLRELDGIWRDSQPQRKSLPDGLLSYEGKCNKRCGTQILGAAVWKEKNQALD from the exons ATGGGAAACAGTGCCTTAAAAGCGCATCTGGAGACAGCCCAGAAAACAGGGGTATTTCAACTAACTGGAAAAGGCCTTTCTGAG TTTCCCGAAGATCTACAAAAGCTTGCAAGTAATCTCAGAACTATAGATTTGTCAAACAATAAGATTGAGATACTACCACCGCTAATGGGAAAATTTTCTGTGCTGAAAAGCTTGGCTCTAAATCACAACAAACTAA CTGCACTCCCTGAAGAGCTGTGCAGACTGAAAAAACTAGAGATTTTGCATCTGAACAGTAACCAGCTAACACAGTTACCTGCTGCCTTTGGACAACTGGCAGCACTAAAgaccctgagcctttctggaaatAAGCTACGCACTTTACCTGCCCAACTCTGCGGTCTCCGTCATCTGGATGTGGTAGATCTCTCCAGAAATCAGATCCAGTCTGTGCCAGACACAGTGGGAGAGCTGCAGACCATTGAACTGAACTTGAATCAGAACCAG ATTTCCCAGATCTCATCGCAGATTTCTCACTGTCCCCGCCTCAAGGTCCTGCGGCTGGAAGAAAATTGTCTAGAGCTAAGCATGCTTCCTCAGAGTATTCTCAGTGACTCTCAGATTTCTCTTCTTGCTGTAGAGGGTAACCTCTTTGAGATCAAGAAACTCAGAGAATTGGATGG tatatgGAGAGATTCACAGCCACAAAGAAAAAGTTTGCCTGATGGACTACTTTCTTATGAAGGAAAATGCAACAAGAGATGTGGCACACAGATACTAGGTGCTGCTGTCTGGAAGGAAAAAAACCAAGCTCTGGACTAA
- the LRRC57 gene encoding leucine-rich repeat-containing protein 57 isoform X2, which produces MGNSALKAHLETAQKTGVFQLTGKGLSEFPEDLQKLASNLRTIDLSNNKIEILPPLMGKFSVLKSLALNHNKLTALPEELCRLKKLEILHLNSNQLTQLPAAFGQLAALKTLSLSGNKLRTLPAQLCGLRHLDVVDLSRNQIQSVPDTVGELQTIELNLNQNQVLRLEENCLELSMLPQSILSDSQISLLAVEGNLFEIKKLRELDGIWRDSQPQRKSLPDGLLSYEGKCNKRCGTQILGAAVWKEKNQALD; this is translated from the exons ATGGGAAACAGTGCCTTAAAAGCGCATCTGGAGACAGCCCAGAAAACAGGGGTATTTCAACTAACTGGAAAAGGCCTTTCTGAG TTTCCCGAAGATCTACAAAAGCTTGCAAGTAATCTCAGAACTATAGATTTGTCAAACAATAAGATTGAGATACTACCACCGCTAATGGGAAAATTTTCTGTGCTGAAAAGCTTGGCTCTAAATCACAACAAACTAA CTGCACTCCCTGAAGAGCTGTGCAGACTGAAAAAACTAGAGATTTTGCATCTGAACAGTAACCAGCTAACACAGTTACCTGCTGCCTTTGGACAACTGGCAGCACTAAAgaccctgagcctttctggaaatAAGCTACGCACTTTACCTGCCCAACTCTGCGGTCTCCGTCATCTGGATGTGGTAGATCTCTCCAGAAATCAGATCCAGTCTGTGCCAGACACAGTGGGAGAGCTGCAGACCATTGAACTGAACTTGAATCAGAACCAG GTCCTGCGGCTGGAAGAAAATTGTCTAGAGCTAAGCATGCTTCCTCAGAGTATTCTCAGTGACTCTCAGATTTCTCTTCTTGCTGTAGAGGGTAACCTCTTTGAGATCAAGAAACTCAGAGAATTGGATGG tatatgGAGAGATTCACAGCCACAAAGAAAAAGTTTGCCTGATGGACTACTTTCTTATGAAGGAAAATGCAACAAGAGATGTGGCACACAGATACTAGGTGCTGCTGTCTGGAAGGAAAAAAACCAAGCTCTGGACTAA
- the LRRC57 gene encoding leucine-rich repeat-containing protein 57 isoform X3 has protein sequence MGNSALKAHLETAQKTGVFQLTGKGLSEFPEDLQKLASNLRTIDLSNNKIEILPPLMGKFSVLKSLALNHNKLTALPEELCRLKKLEILHLNSNQLTQLPAAFGQLAALKTLSLSGNKLRTLPAQLCGLRHLDVVDLSRNQIQSVPDTVGELQTIELNLNQNQISQISSQISHCPRLKVLRLEENCLELSMLPQSILSDSQISLLAVEGNLFEIKKLRELDGYDKYMERFTATKKKFA, from the exons ATGGGAAACAGTGCCTTAAAAGCGCATCTGGAGACAGCCCAGAAAACAGGGGTATTTCAACTAACTGGAAAAGGCCTTTCTGAG TTTCCCGAAGATCTACAAAAGCTTGCAAGTAATCTCAGAACTATAGATTTGTCAAACAATAAGATTGAGATACTACCACCGCTAATGGGAAAATTTTCTGTGCTGAAAAGCTTGGCTCTAAATCACAACAAACTAA CTGCACTCCCTGAAGAGCTGTGCAGACTGAAAAAACTAGAGATTTTGCATCTGAACAGTAACCAGCTAACACAGTTACCTGCTGCCTTTGGACAACTGGCAGCACTAAAgaccctgagcctttctggaaatAAGCTACGCACTTTACCTGCCCAACTCTGCGGTCTCCGTCATCTGGATGTGGTAGATCTCTCCAGAAATCAGATCCAGTCTGTGCCAGACACAGTGGGAGAGCTGCAGACCATTGAACTGAACTTGAATCAGAACCAG ATTTCCCAGATCTCATCGCAGATTTCTCACTGTCCCCGCCTCAAGGTCCTGCGGCTGGAAGAAAATTGTCTAGAGCTAAGCATGCTTCCTCAGAGTATTCTCAGTGACTCTCAGATTTCTCTTCTTGCTGTAGAGGGTAACCTCTTTGAGATCAAGAAACTCAGAGAATTGGATGGGTATGACAAG tatatgGAGAGATTCACAGCCACAAAGAAAAAGTTTGCCTGA
- the LRRC57 gene encoding leucine-rich repeat-containing protein 57 isoform X4 — translation MGNSALKAHLETAQKTGVFQLTGKGLSEFPEDLQKLASNLRTIDLSNNKIEILPPLMGKFSVLKSLALNHNKLTALPEELCRLKKLEILHLNSNQLTQLPAAFGQLAALKTLSLSGNKLRTLPAQLCGLRHLDVVDLSRNQIQSVPDTVGELQTIELNLNQNQVWKLVLFPRSHRRFLTVPASRSCGWKKIV, via the exons ATGGGAAACAGTGCCTTAAAAGCGCATCTGGAGACAGCCCAGAAAACAGGGGTATTTCAACTAACTGGAAAAGGCCTTTCTGAG TTTCCCGAAGATCTACAAAAGCTTGCAAGTAATCTCAGAACTATAGATTTGTCAAACAATAAGATTGAGATACTACCACCGCTAATGGGAAAATTTTCTGTGCTGAAAAGCTTGGCTCTAAATCACAACAAACTAA CTGCACTCCCTGAAGAGCTGTGCAGACTGAAAAAACTAGAGATTTTGCATCTGAACAGTAACCAGCTAACACAGTTACCTGCTGCCTTTGGACAACTGGCAGCACTAAAgaccctgagcctttctggaaatAAGCTACGCACTTTACCTGCCCAACTCTGCGGTCTCCGTCATCTGGATGTGGTAGATCTCTCCAGAAATCAGATCCAGTCTGTGCCAGACACAGTGGGAGAGCTGCAGACCATTGAACTGAACTTGAATCAGAACCAGGTTTGGAAACTGGTTTT ATTTCCCAGATCTCATCGCAGATTTCTCACTGTCCCCGCCTCAAGGTCCTGCGGCTGGAAGAAAATTGTCTAG